Proteins encoded in a region of the Pelmatolapia mariae isolate MD_Pm_ZW linkage group LG16_19, Pm_UMD_F_2, whole genome shotgun sequence genome:
- the LOC134645927 gene encoding uncharacterized protein LOC134645927 — translation MACLLLLLCLSLLLHSELAHLPPAPVNLRVDSLNFRHVLWWKPGDNTPPGTEYGVFVSEEWNEWEQQCNIPTEPQCNLTSETSMPLMLPEWESQYYLHVKAFFNQTWSPESGIIEFAPYKQTKLGPPEFSLVGYENYIQINISLPRADDLPNLPGIQECYGASFRVSFRIGTDGEIGTLETENKSLTLEKLKRGAEYCIQVKLNIRNLNEPVPSAWKCTFTTAVDQQRGLTLGLVIGVPMVAIFIVTSCLLLLFYTGVICKLKETVPRALITALTKGYVLTPQPTVPDPISVTSETGEHNNHTTSPSANIDDNSEDDDDDDGNMHYVNRAVDLSSGESCCCQELSGNMSTNSEPTAALDAGSSRLFAKVKVTALPAESDEGQVETEVEGAQLCLVKERSRSGVWGQSQDEEVVKSKEDEEVRDISANVNLFSVTLASMAARNEDEEDVTGFLKESSLEGLPATDSQTESGDHLTPQVFPTHRDRTASRCEGNSTHTLTEEEEEEFSSYLRNR, via the exons ATGGCCTGTCTGCTTCTGCTGCTCTGCCTCAGCTTGCTGCTGCACTCAG AGCTCGCTCACCTGCCTCCCGCACCTGTTAACCTTCGTGTCGATTCTCTGAACTTCCGCCACGTCCTTTGGTGGAAGCCCGGCGACAACACGCCCCCTGGGACAGAGTACGGGGTCTTTGTGAG TGAGGAATGGAATGAGTGGGAACAGCAATGCAACATACCAACGGAGCCCCAATGCAACCTAACATCTGAAACATCGATGCCGCTGATGCTACCAGAGTGGGAGTCCCAGTATTACCTGCATGTCAAAGCGTTCTTCAACCAAACCTGGTCTCCGGAGTCCGGAATAATTGAGTTTGCCCCTTACAAACAAA CTAAATTAGGTCCTCCAGAGTTCTCACTGGTCGGATATGAAAACTACATCCAGATCAACATTTCACTGCCTCGGGCTGATGACCTGCCAAACCTTCCCGGTATCCAGGAATGTTACGGAGCCAGTTTCAGAGTCTCATTTCGGATCGGAACAGATGGAGAAATCGGG ACGctggaaacagaaaacaaaagtttGACCCTTGAAAAGTTGAAGAGAGGGGCGGAGTACTGCATACAGGTGAAGCTCAACATCAGAAACCTAAATGAACCCGTGCCGTCTGCCTGGAAGTGCACCTTCACCACGGCGGTGGAccagcagagag gcCTCACTTTAGGTTTGGTCATCGGCGTCCCGATGGTTGCCATCTTCATCGTCACGAGCTGCCTGCTCCTCCTCTTCTACACGGGAGTCATTTGTAAACTGAAGGAAACTGTGCCCAGAGCTCTAATT ACGGCTCTAACCAAAGGCTACGTCCTGACCCCGCAGCCTACCGTCCCAGATCCCATCTCAGTTACCTCGGAGACCGGGGAGCATAACAATCACACAACATCACCTTCTGCCAACATTGACGATAACTCAgaggatgatgacgatgatgatggcaACATGCACTATGTGAACAGAGCAGTGGATCTCTCCTCGGGGgaaagctgctgctgtcaggaGCTTTCTGGCAACATGTCAACGAACAGCGAGCCAACGGCAGCACTGGACGCTGGAAGTTCAAGGTTATTTGCTAAGGTGAAGGTAACGGCGCTGCCTGCAGAGTCTGATGAAGGCCAGGTGGAGACGGAGGTGGAGGGAGCGCAGCTCTGTTTGGTGAAAGAGAGGAGTCGAAGTGGAGTCTGGGGACAAAGTCAGGACGAGGAGGTGGTGAAGTCCAAAGAGGACGAGGAGGTGCGGGACATTTCTGCCAATGTCAACCTGTTCTCAGTCACCCTCGCCTCAATGGCTGCACGCAATGAAGATGAGGAGGACGTCACAGGCTTTTTGAAAGAGTCCAGCCTGGAGGGTTTACCTGCCACAGACTCACAAACTGAATCAGGTGATCACCTGACACCTCAAGTATTCCCGACACACAGAGACCGCACTGCGAGCAGATGTGAAGGCAACAGCACGCACACGCTaactgaagaggaagaggaggagttctCGTCGTATTTGAGAAACAGATGA
- the LOC134645789 gene encoding uncharacterized protein LOC134645789 isoform X2: MRAISKRKRARRTKASLKAKVPKVADGAARSSSGKEKRAISKGKRARRTKASLKAKVPKVADGAARSSSGKEKKVQLCSSDSESESTVIPDVATSIDIEDSSVPVLTRTESVILNRGMFQYSFDSLSSSEYSQEEYVPHSDETDGDSSPESTRMKKSKSKLHKNKCKSIFQKHSKRIPLKKCPQRRDTSSITAATTQDSVESHDLEETLSGLNKPGETISGGSSVMVMTLKKKADGGRLYNKRLYCWFCSKPYAKMARHLETKHKDKPEVLRAIKFPKGSKERRLQFTLLANKGNRSHNNRVLEEGKGVVIPRQQSGASVKASDYLHCVNCEAYLKRKSLWRHMQRCHLNKKIKDMKPGTSRVQAICKYAEPLPSGVNERFWKLVLDMKEDEITSVVRSEKKILKFGEHLFNKHGHDVTKHEYVRQKMRETGRLVLQGRKSGKLKTISDFFVPANFPLVIEAVKIVAGLNEETNTYKAPSLALKLGHNLKKIANITECDAMIIEDETSLNNARIFKQICETKWSECVSSQALRNLSEAKWNCPQLLPFAEDVRQMHEYIKNQRTTCKSRLEEKNTTKNWVELAKITLGEVIIFNRRREGEVSKMPLSAFTLRDTSSTHPDVEVSLSEVEKQLCKHFQRVEIRGKRGRKVPILLTPDMLESMELLVKTRSDCDVLDDNEFMFGRPKGLGHFRGSDAIRQIAQCCGAKHPEALSSTKLRKHIATMSKVLNLKDNEMDDLADFLGHDIRVHREYYRLPEGTLQLAKISKVLMALERGQLSQYKGKNLDEINIDPQEEMAVDSASDTEHEADQTDYNADSSRSPSSYSSCMLDKEVPLMAEGSGESQRITVTQTQRTKWTADEIQAVEKTLNAYIRAGKVPGKAQCVECIEASPVELKNRTWKGVKFYVKNRIDSLKRISQKQK; this comes from the exons ATG AGAGCAATCAGTAAGAGGAAAAGAGCTAGGCGTACTAAAGCCTCCCTAAAGGCCAAAGTCCCCAAAG ttgccGATGGAGCCGCTAGGTCTTccagtggaaaggaaaag AGAGCAATCAGTAAGGGGAAAAGAGCTAGGCGTACTAAAGCCTCCCTAAAGGCCAAAGTCCCCAAAG ttgccGATGGAGCTGCTAGGTCTTccagtggaaaggaaaag AAAGTACAGCTGTGTTCCAGTGACAGTGAAAGCGAGAGCACAGTTATTCCTGATGTGGCTACATCAATTGACATTGAGGACAGCAGTGTACCTGTGCTCACACGCACCGAGAGTGTAATT cttaacAGAGGGATGTTTCAATACTCATTTGATTCTTTGTCAAGTTCGGAATACAGCCAAGAAGAATATGTTCCTCATTCTGACGAAACAGATGGCGACAGTTCACCAGAAAGTACAAGAATGAAGAAAAGTAAGagtaaattacacaagaacaaaTGTAAATCCATCTTTCAGAAGCATTCAAAGAGAATCCCTCTTAAAAAGTGCCCACAGAGAAGGGATACAAGTTCCATAACAGCAGCCACTACTCAAGATAGTGTGGAGTCACATGATTTAGAAGAGACCTTGTCTGGGTTAAATAAACCTGGAGAAACCATCTCAGGTGGTAGCTCTGTAATGGTTATGACACTTAAAAAGAAAGCAGATGGTGGTAGACTGTACAACAAAAGACTGTATTGTTGGTTTTGCTCAAAACCATATGCCAAAATGGCACGCCAtttggaaacaaaacataaagacaAACCTGAAGTGTTGAGGGCAATCAAGTTCCCCAAGGGTTCCAAAGAGCGAAGATTGCAGTTTACTTTACTGGCTAACAAAGGTAACCGGTCCCATAATAATCGTGTCCTTGAAGAAGGAAAAGGTGTAGTGATACCTCGTCAACAATCTGGTGCATCTGTGAAGGCTAGTGACTACCTACATTGTGTGAACTGTGAGGCTTACCTGAAGAGGAAATCCCTTTGGAGACATATGCAAAGATGTCAtctgaataaaaaaatcaaagacatGAAGCCTGGAACATCCAGAGTACAGGCCATTTGTAAATATGCTGAACCTCTCCCAAGTGGTGTAAATGAACGGTTTTGGAAACTGGTCCTTGATATGAAGGAAGATGAGATCACCAGTGTTGTCCGCAGTGAGAAAAAGATACTGAAATTTGGGGAACACCTCTTCAATAAGCATGGGCATGATGTTACAAAACATGAATATGTCAGACAAAAGATGCGTGAGACAGGGCGACTTGTTCTCCAAGGGAGGAAAAGTGGAAAGTTGAAGACTATTTCAGATTTCTTTGTACCGGCTAACTTTCCTCTTGTAATAGAAGCTGTTAAGATTGTGGCTGGCTTGAATGAAGAAACAAATACCTACAAAGCACCGTCCTTGGCTTTGAAGTTGGGTCACAACCTCAAGAAAATCGCAAACATCACTGAATGTGATGCAATGATCATAGAAGATGAGACTTCTCTTAACAATGCGCGGATCTTTAAGCAGATCTGTGAAACCAAATGGAGTGAATGTGTGTCATCCCAGGCCCTCCGGAATTTAAGTGAAGCTAAATGGAATTGTCCACAACTGCTTCCCTTTGCAGAAGATGTTAGACAAATGCATGAGTATATCAAAAATCAAAGAACAACATGTAAATCAAGACTTGAGGAAAAAAATACTACAAAGAACTGGGTGGAACTGGCCAAAATCACTCTAGGTGAGGTGATAATATTTAACCGTAGACGAGAAGGAGAAGTATCCAAGATGCCACTAAGCGCGTTCACTCTGCGGGACACCTCATCAACCCACCCAGATGTTGAGGTTTCATTGTCTGAAGTTGAGAAGCAACTCTGCAAGCACTTCCAACGAGTGGAGATAAGGGGCAAACGTGGAAGAAAGGTCCCCATTTTGCTGACACCTGATATGTTGGAATCCATGGAGCTGCTTGTGAAGACTCGTAGTGACTGTGATGTCCTGGATGATAATGAATTTATGTTTGGAAGACCAAAAGGACTGGGTCACTTTAGAGGATCAGATGCAATCCGACAGATTGCTCAGTGCTGTGGCGCAAAGCACCCAGAAGCATTATCTTCCACTAAACTTAGAAAACACATCGCCACCATGTCTAAGGTCCTCAACTTGAAGGACAATGAAATGGACGACCTTGCGGACTTCCTTGGGCATGACATTCGAGTTCATCGGGAATATTACAGGCTGCCTGAGGGGACGTTACAGCTAGCAAAAATCAGCAAAGTTCTGATGGCCCTGGAGCGTGGACAACTCTCGCAGTATAAAGGGAAAAATCTGGATGAGATAAACATTGATCCACAAG AGGAAATGGCTGTGGACAGTGCATCAGATACTGAACATGAGGCTGATCAGACAGACTATAATGCAGACTCTTCAAGATCACCATCATCTTACTCATCAT GTATGCTGGATAAAGAGGTGCCACTGATGGCAGAGGGTTCAGGTGAATCGCAGAGAATCACAG TGACACAAACCCAAAGAACCAAGTGGACTGCAGATGAAATCCAGGCAGTGGAGAAAACACTGAATGCATACATTAGAGCTGGAAAGGTTCCTGGGAAGGCTCAGTGTGTTGAGTGTATTGAGGCTTCGCCAGTGGAACTTAAAAACAGGACCTGGAAAGGAGTAAAGTTTTATGTTAAGAACCGCATTGATTCTTTGAAACGAATCTCTCAAAAGCAGAAGTAG
- the LOC134645789 gene encoding uncharacterized protein LOC134645789 isoform X1 — MRAISKRKRARRTKASLKAKVPKVADGAARSSSGKEKKVQLCSSDSESESTVIPDVATSIDIEDSSVPVLTRTESVIRAISKGKRARRTKASLKAKVPKVADGAARSSSGKEKKVQLCSSDSESESTVIPDVATSIDIEDSSVPVLTRTESVILNRGMFQYSFDSLSSSEYSQEEYVPHSDETDGDSSPESTRMKKSKSKLHKNKCKSIFQKHSKRIPLKKCPQRRDTSSITAATTQDSVESHDLEETLSGLNKPGETISGGSSVMVMTLKKKADGGRLYNKRLYCWFCSKPYAKMARHLETKHKDKPEVLRAIKFPKGSKERRLQFTLLANKGNRSHNNRVLEEGKGVVIPRQQSGASVKASDYLHCVNCEAYLKRKSLWRHMQRCHLNKKIKDMKPGTSRVQAICKYAEPLPSGVNERFWKLVLDMKEDEITSVVRSEKKILKFGEHLFNKHGHDVTKHEYVRQKMRETGRLVLQGRKSGKLKTISDFFVPANFPLVIEAVKIVAGLNEETNTYKAPSLALKLGHNLKKIANITECDAMIIEDETSLNNARIFKQICETKWSECVSSQALRNLSEAKWNCPQLLPFAEDVRQMHEYIKNQRTTCKSRLEEKNTTKNWVELAKITLGEVIIFNRRREGEVSKMPLSAFTLRDTSSTHPDVEVSLSEVEKQLCKHFQRVEIRGKRGRKVPILLTPDMLESMELLVKTRSDCDVLDDNEFMFGRPKGLGHFRGSDAIRQIAQCCGAKHPEALSSTKLRKHIATMSKVLNLKDNEMDDLADFLGHDIRVHREYYRLPEGTLQLAKISKVLMALERGQLSQYKGKNLDEINIDPQEEMAVDSASDTEHEADQTDYNADSSRSPSSYSSCMLDKEVPLMAEGSGESQRITVTQTQRTKWTADEIQAVEKTLNAYIRAGKVPGKAQCVECIEASPVELKNRTWKGVKFYVKNRIDSLKRISQKQK; from the exons ATG AGAGCAATCAGTAAGAGGAAAAGAGCTAGGCGTACTAAAGCCTCCCTAAAGGCCAAAGTCCCCAAAG ttgccGATGGAGCCGCTAGGTCTTccagtggaaaggaaaag AAAGTACAGCTGTGTTCCAGTGACAGTGAAAGCGAGAGCACAGTTATTCCTGATGTGGCTACATCAATTGACATTGAGGACAGCAGTGTACCTGTGCTCACACGCACCGAGAGTGTAATT AGAGCAATCAGTAAGGGGAAAAGAGCTAGGCGTACTAAAGCCTCCCTAAAGGCCAAAGTCCCCAAAG ttgccGATGGAGCTGCTAGGTCTTccagtggaaaggaaaag AAAGTACAGCTGTGTTCCAGTGACAGTGAAAGCGAGAGCACAGTTATTCCTGATGTGGCTACATCAATTGACATTGAGGACAGCAGTGTACCTGTGCTCACACGCACCGAGAGTGTAATT cttaacAGAGGGATGTTTCAATACTCATTTGATTCTTTGTCAAGTTCGGAATACAGCCAAGAAGAATATGTTCCTCATTCTGACGAAACAGATGGCGACAGTTCACCAGAAAGTACAAGAATGAAGAAAAGTAAGagtaaattacacaagaacaaaTGTAAATCCATCTTTCAGAAGCATTCAAAGAGAATCCCTCTTAAAAAGTGCCCACAGAGAAGGGATACAAGTTCCATAACAGCAGCCACTACTCAAGATAGTGTGGAGTCACATGATTTAGAAGAGACCTTGTCTGGGTTAAATAAACCTGGAGAAACCATCTCAGGTGGTAGCTCTGTAATGGTTATGACACTTAAAAAGAAAGCAGATGGTGGTAGACTGTACAACAAAAGACTGTATTGTTGGTTTTGCTCAAAACCATATGCCAAAATGGCACGCCAtttggaaacaaaacataaagacaAACCTGAAGTGTTGAGGGCAATCAAGTTCCCCAAGGGTTCCAAAGAGCGAAGATTGCAGTTTACTTTACTGGCTAACAAAGGTAACCGGTCCCATAATAATCGTGTCCTTGAAGAAGGAAAAGGTGTAGTGATACCTCGTCAACAATCTGGTGCATCTGTGAAGGCTAGTGACTACCTACATTGTGTGAACTGTGAGGCTTACCTGAAGAGGAAATCCCTTTGGAGACATATGCAAAGATGTCAtctgaataaaaaaatcaaagacatGAAGCCTGGAACATCCAGAGTACAGGCCATTTGTAAATATGCTGAACCTCTCCCAAGTGGTGTAAATGAACGGTTTTGGAAACTGGTCCTTGATATGAAGGAAGATGAGATCACCAGTGTTGTCCGCAGTGAGAAAAAGATACTGAAATTTGGGGAACACCTCTTCAATAAGCATGGGCATGATGTTACAAAACATGAATATGTCAGACAAAAGATGCGTGAGACAGGGCGACTTGTTCTCCAAGGGAGGAAAAGTGGAAAGTTGAAGACTATTTCAGATTTCTTTGTACCGGCTAACTTTCCTCTTGTAATAGAAGCTGTTAAGATTGTGGCTGGCTTGAATGAAGAAACAAATACCTACAAAGCACCGTCCTTGGCTTTGAAGTTGGGTCACAACCTCAAGAAAATCGCAAACATCACTGAATGTGATGCAATGATCATAGAAGATGAGACTTCTCTTAACAATGCGCGGATCTTTAAGCAGATCTGTGAAACCAAATGGAGTGAATGTGTGTCATCCCAGGCCCTCCGGAATTTAAGTGAAGCTAAATGGAATTGTCCACAACTGCTTCCCTTTGCAGAAGATGTTAGACAAATGCATGAGTATATCAAAAATCAAAGAACAACATGTAAATCAAGACTTGAGGAAAAAAATACTACAAAGAACTGGGTGGAACTGGCCAAAATCACTCTAGGTGAGGTGATAATATTTAACCGTAGACGAGAAGGAGAAGTATCCAAGATGCCACTAAGCGCGTTCACTCTGCGGGACACCTCATCAACCCACCCAGATGTTGAGGTTTCATTGTCTGAAGTTGAGAAGCAACTCTGCAAGCACTTCCAACGAGTGGAGATAAGGGGCAAACGTGGAAGAAAGGTCCCCATTTTGCTGACACCTGATATGTTGGAATCCATGGAGCTGCTTGTGAAGACTCGTAGTGACTGTGATGTCCTGGATGATAATGAATTTATGTTTGGAAGACCAAAAGGACTGGGTCACTTTAGAGGATCAGATGCAATCCGACAGATTGCTCAGTGCTGTGGCGCAAAGCACCCAGAAGCATTATCTTCCACTAAACTTAGAAAACACATCGCCACCATGTCTAAGGTCCTCAACTTGAAGGACAATGAAATGGACGACCTTGCGGACTTCCTTGGGCATGACATTCGAGTTCATCGGGAATATTACAGGCTGCCTGAGGGGACGTTACAGCTAGCAAAAATCAGCAAAGTTCTGATGGCCCTGGAGCGTGGACAACTCTCGCAGTATAAAGGGAAAAATCTGGATGAGATAAACATTGATCCACAAG AGGAAATGGCTGTGGACAGTGCATCAGATACTGAACATGAGGCTGATCAGACAGACTATAATGCAGACTCTTCAAGATCACCATCATCTTACTCATCAT GTATGCTGGATAAAGAGGTGCCACTGATGGCAGAGGGTTCAGGTGAATCGCAGAGAATCACAG TGACACAAACCCAAAGAACCAAGTGGACTGCAGATGAAATCCAGGCAGTGGAGAAAACACTGAATGCATACATTAGAGCTGGAAAGGTTCCTGGGAAGGCTCAGTGTGTTGAGTGTATTGAGGCTTCGCCAGTGGAACTTAAAAACAGGACCTGGAAAGGAGTAAAGTTTTATGTTAAGAACCGCATTGATTCTTTGAAACGAATCTCTCAAAAGCAGAAGTAG
- the LOC134645789 gene encoding uncharacterized protein LOC134645789 isoform X3, giving the protein MRAISKRKRARRTKASLKAKVPKVADGAARSSSGKEKKVQLCSSDSESESTVIPDVATSIDIEDSSVPVLTRTESVIRAISKGKRARRTKASLKAKVPKVADGAARSSSGKEKKVQLCSSDSESESTVIPDVATSIDIEDSSVPVLTRTESVILNRGMFQYSFDSLSSSEYSQEEYVPHSDETDGDSSPESTRMKKKEMAVDSASDTEHEADQTDYNADSSRSPSSYSSCMLDKEVPLMAEGSGESQRITVTQTQRTKWTADEIQAVEKTLNAYIRAGKVPGKAQCVECIEASPVELKNRTWKGVKFYVKNRIDSLKRISQKQK; this is encoded by the exons ATG AGAGCAATCAGTAAGAGGAAAAGAGCTAGGCGTACTAAAGCCTCCCTAAAGGCCAAAGTCCCCAAAG ttgccGATGGAGCCGCTAGGTCTTccagtggaaaggaaaag AAAGTACAGCTGTGTTCCAGTGACAGTGAAAGCGAGAGCACAGTTATTCCTGATGTGGCTACATCAATTGACATTGAGGACAGCAGTGTACCTGTGCTCACACGCACCGAGAGTGTAATT AGAGCAATCAGTAAGGGGAAAAGAGCTAGGCGTACTAAAGCCTCCCTAAAGGCCAAAGTCCCCAAAG ttgccGATGGAGCTGCTAGGTCTTccagtggaaaggaaaag AAAGTACAGCTGTGTTCCAGTGACAGTGAAAGCGAGAGCACAGTTATTCCTGATGTGGCTACATCAATTGACATTGAGGACAGCAGTGTACCTGTGCTCACACGCACCGAGAGTGTAATT cttaacAGAGGGATGTTTCAATACTCATTTGATTCTTTGTCAAGTTCGGAATACAGCCAAGAAGAATATGTTCCTCATTCTGACGAAACAGATGGCGACAGTTCACCAGAAAGTACAAGAATGAAGAAAA AGGAAATGGCTGTGGACAGTGCATCAGATACTGAACATGAGGCTGATCAGACAGACTATAATGCAGACTCTTCAAGATCACCATCATCTTACTCATCAT GTATGCTGGATAAAGAGGTGCCACTGATGGCAGAGGGTTCAGGTGAATCGCAGAGAATCACAG TGACACAAACCCAAAGAACCAAGTGGACTGCAGATGAAATCCAGGCAGTGGAGAAAACACTGAATGCATACATTAGAGCTGGAAAGGTTCCTGGGAAGGCTCAGTGTGTTGAGTGTATTGAGGCTTCGCCAGTGGAACTTAAAAACAGGACCTGGAAAGGAGTAAAGTTTTATGTTAAGAACCGCATTGATTCTTTGAAACGAATCTCTCAAAAGCAGAAGTAG